A genomic region of Streptomyces sp. R33 contains the following coding sequences:
- a CDS encoding helix-turn-helix domain-containing protein: MEEGAQLTRPEAVQRYEVFHTDCPARDVVDHVTSRWGIWVLISLRSNDLRFYELRESIRGISEKMLAQTLRALVQDGLVWREVEPTTPPQVTYGLTEFGRDISEPLTELFDRITRRLPPRSAG, from the coding sequence ATGGAGGAAGGCGCGCAGCTCACACGACCCGAGGCGGTACAGCGGTATGAGGTGTTTCACACCGACTGCCCCGCGCGCGACGTGGTCGACCACGTGACCAGCAGGTGGGGCATCTGGGTGTTGATCTCCTTGCGGAGCAACGACCTCAGGTTCTACGAGCTGCGCGAGAGCATCCGGGGCATCAGCGAGAAGATGCTCGCCCAGACCCTGCGCGCGCTGGTTCAGGACGGCCTGGTCTGGCGGGAGGTCGAACCGACGACACCGCCCCAGGTCACGTACGGACTGACCGAGTTCGGCCGGGACATCAGCGAACCGCTGACGGAGCTGTTCGACCGGATCACGCGGCGGCTGCCGCCCCGCAGCGCGGGATAG
- a CDS encoding DUF1062 domain-containing protein — MNTDRKALWAVRQSALPSVVRPCPDCSSTRHRPSGKIRVNANGKLLDVWLLLNCAACDRTSKVPVHERVHVSSLDPARRMAYETNEPAVVRELTMSASLAAKNGYLLDWTGTWELETRTPLYALDDPTPLKVLVGFELPVPVRVERLLVRGLGLSRTEIRRRVGDGRIQLPLALNAKRHRDFEFTIHGPGCVGTAEHSQLPGARTDVRTGLSHIGLHDTPQRLSRSATARA; from the coding sequence ATGAATACCGACCGCAAGGCCCTGTGGGCCGTGCGTCAGTCCGCCCTGCCCAGTGTCGTACGACCCTGCCCGGACTGCTCCAGCACGCGTCACCGGCCCTCGGGCAAGATCCGCGTCAACGCGAACGGCAAGCTCCTCGACGTCTGGCTGCTCCTGAACTGTGCAGCGTGCGACCGGACCTCGAAGGTGCCCGTCCACGAACGCGTCCACGTGTCGTCGCTGGATCCCGCTCGCCGGATGGCGTACGAGACCAACGAACCGGCCGTGGTACGGGAGTTGACGATGAGTGCGTCGCTCGCCGCGAAGAACGGATACCTCCTCGACTGGACCGGTACCTGGGAACTGGAAACCCGCACGCCCCTCTACGCACTCGACGACCCGACACCGCTCAAGGTATTGGTCGGCTTCGAGCTGCCCGTACCGGTCCGCGTCGAACGACTGCTCGTTCGCGGGCTCGGTCTCAGCCGCACTGAGATACGGCGCAGGGTCGGGGACGGGCGCATCCAACTGCCGCTGGCTCTGAATGCCAAGAGGCACCGGGACTTCGAGTTCACCATCCACGGACCCGGTTGCGTCGGCACCGCGGAACACTCGCAGCTCCCCGGCGCTCGGACCGACGTGCGCACCGGCCTGAGCCACATCGGGTTGCACGACACGCCGCAGCGATTGTCGCGTTCGGCGACGGCGCGAGCGTAA
- a CDS encoding sensor histidine kinase: MHRRPGLSARLKLTLSYAGFLAVAGALLLTVVWVFLLRYVPDNSQGLLGISPNRYLLVHTFAPAAAVAMAFLLVFGLVGGWILAGRMLAPLTQITDAARRAENGSLSHRIRMKGRQDEFRELSDAFDSMLRQLESHVAEQQRFAANASHELRTPLAISRTLLDVARKDPTRNRDELIERLHTVNTRAIDLTEALLLLSRGDSGNFTRESVDLSLLAEEAAETLLPLAEQRRITLEVTGGAARTSGSAELLLRMVTNLVQNAVVHNLPAGGTVTVHTEAQGDTSVLRVENTGSRLPPELVPTLTEPFQRGTERVRTDEHAGVGLGLAIVHSVVRAHDGTLDLAPRPAGGLLVTVRLPGTPWTSPRPRPGATTM; encoded by the coding sequence CACCCTCAGCTACGCCGGATTCCTCGCCGTCGCCGGCGCTCTCCTGCTGACCGTGGTGTGGGTGTTCCTGCTGCGCTACGTACCCGACAACTCCCAGGGCCTGCTCGGGATCTCGCCCAACCGCTACCTCCTCGTGCACACCTTCGCCCCCGCCGCGGCCGTGGCGATGGCCTTCCTGCTCGTGTTCGGCCTCGTCGGAGGATGGATCCTCGCCGGCCGGATGCTCGCCCCCCTCACACAGATCACGGACGCGGCCCGGAGGGCGGAGAACGGGTCGCTGTCCCACCGGATCCGCATGAAGGGCCGCCAGGACGAATTCCGGGAACTCTCCGACGCGTTCGACTCGATGCTCCGACAACTCGAGTCCCACGTCGCCGAGCAGCAGAGGTTCGCCGCCAACGCCTCCCACGAGCTGCGCACCCCGCTGGCGATCTCGCGTACGCTCCTCGACGTCGCCCGCAAGGACCCCACGCGGAACCGGGACGAACTCATCGAACGCCTGCACACTGTCAATACGCGGGCGATCGACCTCACCGAGGCCCTCCTGCTGCTCAGCCGAGGCGACAGCGGAAACTTCACCCGCGAGAGCGTCGACCTCTCCCTCCTCGCCGAAGAAGCCGCCGAAACGCTGCTCCCCCTCGCCGAACAGCGGCGGATCACGCTCGAGGTCACCGGTGGGGCGGCGCGGACCAGCGGCTCCGCGGAGCTCCTGCTGCGGATGGTGACGAACCTCGTCCAGAACGCCGTCGTCCACAACCTCCCCGCCGGCGGCACCGTGACCGTCCATACCGAGGCGCAGGGCGACACGAGCGTGCTGCGGGTCGAGAACACGGGCAGTCGGCTCCCGCCGGAACTGGTACCGACCCTCACCGAACCCTTCCAGCGCGGAACGGAACGCGTACGCACCGACGAACACGCCGGCGTCGGCCTGGGCCTGGCCATCGTGCACAGCGTCGTCCGCGCCCACGACGGGACCCTCGACCTCGCCCCCCGCCCCGCCGGCGGTCTCCTCGTCACGGTCCGGCTTCCCGGCACGCCGTGGACATCGCCTCGCCCCCGGCCGGGTGCCACCACCATGTGA
- a CDS encoding SpoIIE family protein phosphatase, protein MTRQRFAFCGAELAAVYVLADGREELHLAELTGKPSMLYGLPAVLSVDGHSPAAEAYRSGRPLWLNPKELAAYVEEDPHHFPGRVREDSVKPSPARLSLGALPLGHGAQELGCLIVAGDVPEGFSNDRRSLLELYADQVAAGLASAAAHAPGRPAPRPLRGHTLVPLRGGAFILELGTGRMEAHARVLEMLGIPPDRFDGKVETLLESAVPDDVPALMAIVEPDRLTSGPQQLAFRIRRPGGELRWLGLRCRVITDDDGTPVRVLGVVADASYLRPSADEVSIVQRLSAQLAGATTIRDVSQMVVNSLRGPLDASRVAVAELEADRLVVTVLDPPDPQAWPDMWRSEWRSEWPDASMHDLPTLQSVLREGHVSLWPPGADLEPALAGIGPGGLAVLPLPADGRMVGVCLVGWDGQHRFGPEERSLLTATAGLVGQALTRAHALDAGHELATMLQRSLLPRKLPSLPGGVAVARYLPATVGLEVGGDWYDVIPLGDGHVALVIGDVQGHSAGAATIMGQMRTAVRAYAVERHPPDVVIARANRLLVGMETDLFATCLYVDLDMEEGIAWFVRAGHPQPILRNPDGTTAEMTVEGGPPLGVVTDTAFPMTEVGLVPGAVLALLTDGMVESSNVRLEDGMRRVCEALAMADPADPGMMADELLAGVNRRDDDVALLLLRYDGTRARPMRTNWTVWRLPNAVQHARRFAARTLRSWGVEAELDVALLVVSELVTNAIAHTQGEVQLDLTLSADRLRIAVNDGSPRSPVRPASVDWSATGGRGILIVEATTASWGSVPLSGGKQVWAEVPLATTRTAHPARAATPPGV, encoded by the coding sequence GTGACGAGGCAGCGCTTTGCGTTCTGCGGGGCTGAGCTGGCCGCTGTCTACGTGCTCGCCGACGGCCGCGAGGAACTCCATCTGGCCGAGCTGACCGGAAAGCCCTCCATGCTGTACGGCCTGCCGGCGGTCCTCTCCGTGGACGGGCACTCCCCGGCCGCCGAGGCCTACCGCTCGGGCCGCCCACTGTGGCTGAACCCGAAGGAACTCGCAGCGTACGTCGAGGAGGACCCGCACCACTTCCCCGGCCGGGTCCGGGAGGACTCCGTCAAGCCATCTCCGGCCAGGCTCTCACTGGGCGCCCTGCCGCTCGGGCACGGCGCCCAGGAGCTGGGCTGTCTGATCGTCGCCGGTGACGTCCCCGAGGGGTTCAGCAACGACCGCCGGAGCCTGCTGGAGCTGTACGCCGACCAGGTCGCCGCCGGACTCGCATCGGCGGCCGCCCATGCGCCCGGGCGCCCGGCCCCGCGCCCCCTGCGGGGGCACACGTTGGTCCCGCTCCGGGGCGGCGCGTTCATCCTGGAACTCGGCACCGGCCGCATGGAGGCGCACGCGCGCGTGCTGGAGATGCTCGGCATCCCGCCCGACCGGTTCGACGGCAAGGTGGAGACGCTGCTCGAGAGTGCCGTACCGGACGACGTCCCTGCGCTGATGGCCATCGTCGAACCCGACAGGCTGACGTCGGGTCCGCAGCAGCTGGCGTTCCGCATCCGCCGGCCGGGGGGTGAACTGCGCTGGCTGGGCCTGCGGTGCCGGGTGATCACCGACGACGACGGCACCCCCGTACGGGTCCTCGGCGTGGTGGCCGACGCCTCCTACCTGCGCCCCAGCGCCGACGAAGTCTCCATCGTGCAGCGGCTGTCCGCCCAGCTGGCCGGCGCGACGACCATCAGGGACGTCAGCCAAATGGTCGTCAACTCCCTGCGCGGCCCGCTGGACGCGAGCCGGGTGGCGGTCGCGGAACTGGAGGCCGACCGGCTCGTGGTCACCGTCCTCGATCCTCCGGATCCGCAGGCGTGGCCGGACATGTGGCGTTCGGAATGGCGGTCCGAGTGGCCGGACGCCTCGATGCACGACCTGCCCACGCTGCAGAGCGTGCTGCGGGAGGGCCACGTGAGCCTGTGGCCGCCGGGTGCGGACCTCGAACCCGCTCTCGCGGGGATCGGGCCCGGCGGGCTCGCGGTCCTGCCGCTGCCGGCGGACGGCCGGATGGTCGGGGTCTGCCTCGTGGGGTGGGACGGTCAGCACCGGTTCGGACCGGAGGAGCGGTCCCTGCTCACCGCCACGGCGGGGCTGGTGGGGCAGGCGCTCACGCGCGCGCACGCGCTGGACGCCGGCCATGAACTCGCCACCATGCTCCAGCGCAGCCTGCTACCGCGCAAACTCCCGTCGCTGCCCGGCGGGGTGGCCGTCGCCCGGTATCTGCCCGCGACCGTGGGGCTCGAGGTGGGCGGCGACTGGTACGACGTGATCCCGCTCGGCGACGGCCACGTGGCGCTCGTCATCGGCGATGTGCAGGGGCACAGCGCCGGGGCTGCGACCATCATGGGCCAGATGCGGACGGCCGTGAGGGCCTACGCCGTGGAGCGCCACCCGCCCGATGTGGTCATCGCCCGGGCCAACCGGCTGCTCGTCGGCATGGAGACGGACCTGTTCGCCACCTGTCTGTACGTGGACCTGGACATGGAGGAGGGCATCGCCTGGTTCGTCCGCGCCGGTCACCCGCAGCCGATCCTGCGCAACCCGGACGGCACCACCGCGGAGATGACGGTGGAAGGAGGACCGCCGCTGGGAGTGGTCACGGACACCGCATTCCCCATGACGGAGGTCGGCCTGGTCCCGGGGGCCGTGCTCGCCCTGCTGACGGACGGCATGGTCGAGTCGTCCAACGTCCGTCTGGAGGACGGCATGCGCCGGGTGTGCGAGGCGTTGGCCATGGCGGACCCGGCCGACCCGGGGATGATGGCCGACGAACTGCTCGCGGGGGTCAACCGGCGCGACGACGACGTGGCGCTGCTGCTCCTGCGCTACGACGGCACCCGCGCCCGCCCGATGCGGACGAACTGGACCGTCTGGCGGCTCCCCAACGCCGTCCAGCACGCTCGCCGTTTCGCCGCGCGCACGCTGCGCTCGTGGGGCGTGGAGGCGGAACTCGACGTCGCCCTGCTGGTGGTCTCCGAGCTGGTCACCAATGCGATCGCCCATACGCAGGGAGAGGTGCAGCTGGATCTGACGCTGTCCGCGGACCGGCTGCGGATCGCCGTGAACGACGGCTCGCCCCGCAGCCCGGTCAGGCCGGCGAGCGTGGACTGGTCGGCGACGGGCGGCCGCGGAATCCTCATCGTCGAGGCGACGACGGCGTCGTGGGGCTCGGTACCGCTCAGCGGCGGAAAGCAGGTGTGGGCGGAGGTGCCGCTGGCCACCACGCGAACGGCTCACCCGGCGCGCGCGGCGACTCCGCCCGGAGTCTGA
- a CDS encoding SDR family oxidoreductase, whose protein sequence is MIVVTGATGNVGRPLTRALAEAGRQVTAVSRHAAAMPDGVRHVAADLAEPAGLEPALAGAKALFLLLSGGLHAAGADPADVIRQAAAGGVRRVVLLSSQGVATRPFGPTRIALRAVEDVLRESGLDWAILRPGGFASNALWWAESVRAQGVVAAPFGDVGVPVIDPADIAEVAAACLLDHRHTGGVYELTGPERITPRQQAEAIAAALGSPVRFHELTRDEAKAAMAQSMPVELAEDTLDILGSPNPAELRVSPDVQRILGRAPRPFADWAARSVSAFR, encoded by the coding sequence ATGATCGTGGTGACCGGGGCCACCGGGAATGTGGGGCGGCCGTTGACGCGGGCACTGGCCGAGGCGGGACGGCAGGTGACGGCGGTGTCGCGGCACGCGGCGGCCATGCCGGACGGCGTCCGCCACGTGGCGGCAGACCTGGCCGAGCCGGCCGGCCTCGAGCCCGCGCTGGCCGGGGCGAAGGCGCTGTTTCTGCTGCTGTCCGGCGGCTTGCACGCCGCCGGAGCCGACCCGGCCGATGTCATCCGCCAAGCCGCGGCCGGCGGGGTCCGCCGGGTCGTCCTGCTCTCCTCGCAGGGCGTGGCCACCAGGCCCTTCGGCCCGACGCGGATCGCGCTGCGCGCGGTGGAGGACGTACTGCGGGAGTCCGGCCTGGACTGGGCCATCCTCCGGCCGGGCGGCTTCGCCTCCAACGCCCTGTGGTGGGCCGAGTCCGTCCGCGCGCAGGGGGTCGTCGCCGCGCCCTTCGGTGACGTCGGGGTACCGGTCATCGACCCGGCGGACATCGCCGAGGTCGCGGCGGCGTGCTTGCTGGATCACCGCCACACCGGCGGCGTGTACGAGCTGACCGGCCCGGAGAGGATCACCCCTCGGCAGCAGGCGGAAGCCATCGCCGCCGCGCTGGGCTCGCCGGTGCGGTTTCACGAGCTCACCCGCGACGAGGCCAAGGCAGCCATGGCCCAGAGCATGCCGGTGGAACTCGCCGAGGACACCCTGGACATTCTCGGCTCCCCGAACCCGGCCGAGCTGCGCGTCAGCCCGGACGTGCAGCGGATCCTCGGCCGCGCCCCGCGCCCCTTCGCGGACTGGGCCGCCCGCAGTGTCTCCGCGTTCCGCTGA
- a CDS encoding CU044_5270 family protein: MIRRTWRRDESLDHAELGRLLPPPGSPELPLDRQRLLEEHLMNEFRNSAADTTPGPLSRRPVRRALVFGVPVTAAALAAVVVFNTGAGSAGPGRAGRVEAPVVAVEAGSAEQVATTVRQIAATASTGRLPEPGPGQYVYVKSQVSYLAISHDVDKNESKTWVQPLHTREVWKSPDGTKGWLDEPGQQPKGGITLDKDAPQSKPKNGQDVPGETANFSYDWLKAQNADPDALLKAAYAAVGESGDRDQQAFQEIGSILHEQLAPAPIAAALYQAAAKIPGVVVVQHSQDAAGRDGIALARLDEQRGERTEWVFDRSTYAYLGSRGVQIRENDGIKAGTVIERTAVLERAVVDGQKKRPGAGQGTV; the protein is encoded by the coding sequence ATGATCCGCAGGACATGGCGGCGGGACGAGTCGCTGGACCACGCGGAGCTGGGCCGGCTGCTGCCGCCCCCGGGGAGCCCGGAACTGCCGCTCGACCGTCAGCGCCTTCTTGAGGAGCACCTCATGAACGAGTTCCGGAATTCCGCCGCGGACACCACCCCCGGCCCCCTCTCCCGTCGGCCGGTACGCCGGGCCCTGGTGTTCGGCGTACCGGTCACGGCCGCCGCGCTGGCCGCCGTGGTCGTCTTCAACACGGGCGCGGGCTCCGCCGGTCCCGGGCGGGCGGGGCGGGTCGAGGCGCCGGTGGTCGCCGTGGAGGCGGGCAGTGCGGAGCAGGTGGCCACCACCGTGCGGCAGATCGCCGCCACCGCTTCGACGGGCCGGCTGCCGGAGCCGGGGCCCGGCCAGTACGTGTACGTCAAGAGCCAGGTCTCGTACCTGGCCATTTCGCACGACGTCGACAAGAACGAGTCCAAGACCTGGGTGCAGCCGCTGCACACGCGGGAGGTCTGGAAGTCCCCGGACGGCACGAAGGGCTGGCTGGACGAGCCCGGGCAGCAGCCCAAGGGCGGGATCACCCTGGACAAGGACGCCCCGCAGTCCAAGCCGAAGAACGGCCAGGACGTACCGGGCGAGACGGCGAACTTCTCGTACGACTGGCTGAAGGCGCAGAACGCCGACCCGGACGCCCTGCTGAAGGCGGCCTACGCGGCGGTCGGCGAGAGCGGGGACCGCGACCAGCAGGCGTTTCAGGAGATCGGGTCGATCCTGCACGAGCAGCTCGCCCCGGCGCCCATCGCCGCCGCCCTCTACCAGGCGGCCGCCAAGATCCCGGGCGTGGTCGTCGTCCAGCACTCCCAGGACGCGGCGGGGCGCGACGGCATCGCACTGGCCCGGCTCGACGAGCAGCGGGGCGAGCGCACCGAGTGGGTCTTCGACCGTTCGACGTACGCCTACCTCGGCAGCCGGGGCGTGCAGATCAGGGAGAACGACGGGATCAAGGCGGGCACGGTGATCGAGCGCACGGCGGTGTTGGAGCGGGCCGTGGTGGACGGGCAGAAGAAGCGGCCCGGCGCAGGGCAGGGCACCGTCTGA
- a CDS encoding Imm49 family immunity protein: MLPLLPLGLAALAYRILGWAPALQTDYLPHALVTGFETRGPRVGGFGRDRRPDAVAALADALEAHREHFRVADRADDPDAAINLNVLALACHARRRGWNIRVESPYLPQRLLEAAEPF, translated from the coding sequence CTGCTCCCGCTCCTGCCGCTCGGTCTGGCCGCGCTCGCGTACCGGATCCTGGGGTGGGCGCCGGCGCTCCAGACCGACTATCTCCCCCACGCCCTGGTCACGGGTTTCGAGACCCGCGGCCCGAGGGTCGGGGGCTTCGGCCGCGACCGGCGTCCCGATGCGGTCGCCGCGCTGGCCGACGCCCTCGAAGCCCACCGCGAGCACTTCCGGGTCGCCGACCGCGCCGACGACCCGGACGCCGCGATCAACCTCAACGTCCTCGCCCTGGCCTGCCACGCCCGCCGCCGGGGCTGGAACATCCGGGTCGAGTCCCCGTACCTGCCCCAGCGGCTCCTCGAGGCTGCCGAACCCTTCTAG
- a CDS encoding TIGR03086 family metal-binding protein, with the protein MTDTRTIDLGPQTRIVAGLAAAVPDAALAGRTPCPDYAVSDLLGHLAGLAVAFRDAARKDLGPTTDTAPGSAALSLPAGWREDLPRALGELAEAWQDPAAWSGMTRAGGVDLPGEIAGVVAVDELVLHGWDLARATGQEYVPDQAALRAAHAFLLAAAEDGDRGDGIFGPIVPVPEDAPLLDRAVGLSGRDPGWTPPTSP; encoded by the coding sequence ATGACCGATACGAGGACCATCGACCTCGGACCACAAACCCGGATCGTGGCCGGTCTCGCCGCGGCCGTCCCGGACGCCGCGCTCGCCGGCCGAACGCCCTGTCCCGACTACGCGGTCAGTGACCTGCTGGGTCACCTCGCGGGCCTCGCCGTCGCTTTCCGCGACGCCGCCCGCAAGGACCTGGGCCCCACGACGGACACGGCCCCCGGTTCAGCCGCGCTCTCCCTGCCCGCCGGCTGGCGGGAGGACCTGCCCAGAGCGCTCGGCGAACTGGCCGAAGCCTGGCAGGATCCGGCCGCCTGGAGCGGCATGACCCGCGCGGGCGGAGTGGACCTGCCCGGCGAAATCGCCGGCGTGGTGGCCGTCGACGAACTGGTGCTGCACGGATGGGACCTGGCTCGGGCCACCGGCCAGGAGTACGTACCCGATCAGGCCGCGCTGCGCGCCGCGCATGCGTTCCTGCTGGCGGCCGCCGAAGACGGGGACCGTGGCGACGGCATCTTCGGGCCGATCGTGCCCGTACCGGAGGACGCCCCGCTGCTGGACCGGGCGGTCGGGCTCAGCGGGCGTGATCCGGGCTGGACGCCGCCGACGTCCCCGTGA
- a CDS encoding RNA polymerase sigma factor, which produces MNYSLHSRIRSGEPEAFREIFRDHAQLVHRHAVRVTGDWALAEDVVSLTFMEAWRLRAKLRDEGDSPRPWLMGIAVNVLRNTTRAARRHQRALGRLPAKETVPDFADELVARLADADQLAAAQRALRKLRRGEREVFTLCVWSGLGYAEAAAALGVPVGTVRSRLSRARTRLRRLAEEELGKIGEPVPRSGQVQGGRTPAARSQESHEEETR; this is translated from the coding sequence GTGAACTACTCATTGCACTCCCGGATACGCTCCGGGGAACCGGAAGCGTTCCGGGAGATCTTCCGCGATCACGCGCAGCTGGTTCACCGGCATGCCGTACGCGTCACAGGGGACTGGGCCCTCGCCGAGGACGTCGTCTCGCTGACCTTCATGGAGGCCTGGCGGCTGCGCGCGAAGCTGCGCGACGAGGGTGACAGCCCGCGCCCCTGGCTCATGGGCATCGCCGTGAACGTCCTGCGCAACACCACGCGGGCCGCCCGCCGGCACCAGCGTGCCCTCGGGCGGCTGCCCGCCAAGGAGACGGTGCCGGACTTCGCCGACGAGCTCGTCGCCCGCCTCGCCGACGCCGACCAGCTGGCCGCCGCGCAGCGCGCGCTGCGCAAGCTGCGGCGCGGCGAGCGGGAGGTCTTCACGCTCTGCGTCTGGTCCGGGCTCGGCTACGCGGAGGCCGCCGCCGCGCTCGGCGTGCCCGTCGGCACGGTCCGTTCCCGGCTCTCCCGCGCCCGGACGCGGCTGCGCAGGCTCGCGGAGGAGGAACTGGGAAAAATCGGGGAACCCGTACCCCGCTCCGGACAAGTACAGGGCGGCCGCACTCCTGCGGCCCGGTCGCAAGAGTCGCACGAGGAGGAAACCCGATGA